One stretch of Siphonobacter curvatus DNA includes these proteins:
- a CDS encoding (2Fe-2S) ferredoxin domain-containing protein: MKPLHDTCPWMILICEGSKCSRRQDDLRRTFKHELKERGLKKHVELVEMDCTSRCKQGPIVAIQPSNLWLGEVHESNVPRILDEMFREE, encoded by the coding sequence ATGAAACCACTACACGATACTTGTCCCTGGATGATTTTGATCTGCGAAGGTAGCAAATGCAGTCGTCGCCAGGATGATTTACGTCGAACCTTCAAGCATGAATTGAAAGAACGAGGATTGAAAAAACACGTAGAACTAGTCGAGATGGACTGTACCAGCCGCTGTAAGCAGGGACCCATCGTGGCCATCCAACCCAGTAACCTCTGGTTGGGCGAAGTACACGAGTCTAACGTTCCCCGTATTCTGGATGAAATGTTTCGGGAAGAATAA
- a CDS encoding sulfite exporter TauE/SafE family protein, translating into MNTEVIIMLAIGIVAFLYASVGHGGASGYLAVLAIFGTQPELMKSSALVLNLFVSMSSFLQFYRSGHFSWPKFWPFALASVPMAFVGAGIPLSAGLYKQLLGVCLILAIGRILWRPKTTEDPTTPIPLLGGLAVGAVIGLLSGMLGIGGGIILSPVLLLMNWAKLKETAAISALFIFVNSVSGLSKLLTKGYVPDQQTLYWLAFAFVGGLLGGYAGARRFNVPTLRYALALGLFIATLKLLFT; encoded by the coding sequence ATGAATACAGAAGTAATAATTATGCTGGCCATTGGCATTGTGGCCTTTTTGTATGCTTCGGTAGGGCATGGTGGAGCAAGTGGGTATTTGGCCGTACTGGCTATCTTCGGTACGCAGCCCGAATTGATGAAGTCTTCCGCACTGGTACTGAATCTGTTTGTATCGATGTCCTCTTTCCTGCAATTTTATCGGAGCGGGCACTTTAGCTGGCCGAAATTCTGGCCTTTCGCTCTGGCCAGCGTACCGATGGCCTTTGTGGGGGCGGGCATACCCCTGAGTGCCGGGTTGTATAAACAGTTATTGGGCGTATGTCTGATTCTGGCCATTGGCCGCATTCTCTGGCGACCCAAAACTACGGAAGATCCGACGACACCCATTCCGTTACTGGGTGGATTAGCCGTAGGGGCAGTTATTGGACTACTCTCGGGGATGCTTGGTATTGGCGGGGGAATTATTTTAAGTCCGGTACTATTGCTGATGAACTGGGCCAAACTAAAGGAAACCGCAGCGATCTCGGCTTTATTCATTTTCGTGAATTCCGTATCAGGACTGTCGAAGTTACTGACGAAAGGTTACGTACCTGATCAACAGACTTTGTACTGGCTGGCTTTTGCTTTTGTGGGAGGCTTATTGGGCGGTTACGCCGGAGCCCGTCGTTTCAACGTGCCCACCCTGCGTTATGCCCTGGCTTTGGGCTTGTTCATTGCTACGCTGAAATTATTGTTTACGTAA